The Nymphaea colorata isolate Beijing-Zhang1983 chromosome 11, ASM883128v2, whole genome shotgun sequence genome includes the window ATCATGAAAAACGACCACCATCATTTACTTCtatgaatcaaactttcaaaaacaACATTGGCTTCGAAGGAGAAGTAtaaattgcttttaaaattaaagaaaaaaaaaaaaaaaaaaactccctTCTTCGATGTTTGATAGAAACTTGtacaaagagaaaaactttCAACGGAAATCGCGGACCCAAACATTCCACCGCCTATCAAACGATTTAACAatgtaaagaaaaaagttttcagCATAAAAAAATCCCACAACTGCCACGAGTCCCTCGAGGGCCACGTTTCATCTCGGAAGGCTAAATCCGTCATTACccattttctgcattttccCTCCTTTATTCCTTCCCAAAAAagctttataaaaaaagaagcaaaatattTAGGCTGGCAGCACCATGTGGCTGCCCGCGGCTGAACGACACGTGGCAACATGGGCATGCATTTGCTGACgcaaatcttttttcttttcttttttttataaaaagaaactGGACCTAAAGTTTTCACAAATCATCCGATCCGATTCCCACTGTAGGGATCTGACTGAGAAGAGGATGCTAACTCGATTTGGACATAGCTTTTTCTCTCAAATCCAATCACATCCAATGCATTATCCGACTAAAGTGGATATCCAGATCCAATTGCATATAAACATTTGAATCCTAGTTTGAATTTGTTAAATAACAAGccttacaaaaaatatatttaaaattgcAAGTATTTTAATtgtattgtatttttttatattcaaatctgagTCCGATTTAGAGTCAAATAATTGCTTTGGGAATTCAAATCTGCTGCAAATCAAtcaaagaaaatgcatttcaaGGAAACTGGttgttaaaaatcaattttagaaTATTTTGGCGATTTCTATGAGCAAAGTTTGGTGGGCATATGTGAGGCCATATCATCTGAGTATCCAATATgatttcttgtttaatttagaAGACTCGAAAAATTGAGGTTGTTGAACTTCGAGCCCTTCCTAATCCAGCTTctggttttctgaaaaatttgaACAATAAGTTCTTTAAAAATAGCTCCCCAGCAAATTTTTGTATCTTATGGCTATGGGTCAGATGTGGAATAGATTAGAAGTTTGTGTGAGTAGAGGATTTATTTGAACTTCATGGTTCAACAAACTAAGAAAATATGTCAGCGTTATaagaattttcatttgttaGGTTAGATGTCAACATACTCGATCTGAAATGAATGTTTCTACCATATCTGATGATTTATTAGATGTTCATATATTCAGGTTTAAAGTCGCATTCGAAtacgaaagaagaaaaacttacaTAAGTTTGAATCCAATATGCATCTGACATTAAAATTCACTTTAGATAGATATACAATTGAATCTTAATCACATTGTGATTTGTTGggaaccaactttcaaaatgtatggatattggattttgttataatttatttaaaattgaatttgaatctgattatgcaattacttaaaactgaatccaatcagatgttatttcttaaattcgGATCTAATCATATTTtcccattaattttttttttcacattcaattttttgtttttagtacTATGATTGGATGTCTAATCCAGTATAGGCACCCCTAGGTAGGCTAGCACAAGCTCGACTTTAGTCTTGAATAAACTCGGCTCAAGAACGAGTCAACCAATTCAAACTTGTCTCAAGGCAACCtccatgagcccaagttcaCCAACTGGAACAAGCTAAGCTCAAATTCAAGACTGGATAGGCTGAACTCGAGTTAGCCAAGCATGTCAATTTTGACAAGAGGTTCGAATGTAGATTTGACCCTCATACCACTGAGAATGACCCGACTCACTCCTGAACTCGGGCCTAAAACAAAGTAAGCTCAAATTCAAGAGTTCGAGTGTTGAATTTGTTCTCATACCACTACTGTAACAATCCGACGTACTCATAGGCTCGGGCCTTTGGTTATGCAGATTCCAACCTGCTTCCTAACAGCTTAAGCTTCAGTTTCAAAAAGGCTAAAAACTAAAAGAACCATTTATGTAATAACCCCATTTATAATCCTTTGAAAATCTCTCACAAATAAAATCTTTGGGGTGTTATATTTCCAAAGCCCTTAGTGTGACTTATATTATCCGCATGATAAGAAACTCTGCTTTTGACTGCAACTACACGTCTCTTACAATCACAAAAATGTTGATATCGccattattttctgttttctaaaATGTCATAAAATCGTATGTTTATTCAAATATTGCTCCTTATCATACAGACCATCTACatcatattcatatgattgaGATATTTAGGAGCCGCACGATAGCACCGGATCTCAATTCGGATTTAATGAGAAATCCAGGGTTCTATCAAACACCCCATCTCAAAACCACGGATTTTAGATCCGCATCTTGTTTGTCAGCAGGTAGGTCATAGAGTGTTCAGCATCCCCATCATATCTGTCTACTTTGAATTCGGGtctatttcattttctctttagattttggatttttttagaCTTTTGAAGGGTGGTTTGGCTTTACGAACACATTTTATGTACTTCATGATAATAccacaagttttttttaatgtcaaatagttGAAGTTGTGGtggattcataaaacattaaaacTAGTTTCATGAACTTATCCTAATGTATAGATTCACGAGACATTTAcaaattaagtcaaaaacattAGTTGGATGGACACTTGTTCATAATGAGGcgcgcacatatatatatatatatatatatatatatatatatatatatatatatatatatatatatatattaaaagatatctaattaaaaataaaaaaattttaaaagattggTATGAACAATTGTCTACACCAGTCATTACGTGGGTACACTACTGCTGTAGAATACTTTGTGAGTATCTCATGAATCTAATCCAAAGTTTGGTATAGTGATGAAATctaaaatgtttcataaatttaattgaatgtttatgatatatttatgaaacacgGTGAATTTCTCAAATCTGCAACCATTCGGAACCTGATTTATAtgaattcactttttttttttgggagaagaagaataaaatttggaattatttttaagaaaaaaaaaaaaaaggactgcGAGATTGAGCTCTTGGGTTGTGACCTAAACCAGGAGCCGAAATACCGAGGGAGCCGATCGAATCCAGCCACGGTAACCAGCAAGACGACGGGCCCACCTGTTCAAAGATAAAAGCGCTGGGCCCCACCGAAATCCTCAACAACggataagaaagaagatgactcttcagaaaacaaaagaaaaaaaaaaaaaaaaaaaaaaacagagagatCAGAGAGAAAGAAGATTTTTACCAGTCCCAGCTATAAAAGCACGGCCATGGATGAAGTTGTCTCCTCTTATTAACTACTGCAAGTCATCGTCTGGTCTCTAATTTCTGCAACAAAGGCTTCCTGCCACTCTCCGTCCGCCATGGCCGCCCATGCACTCTGCGTCTTCTCCCCTTCCTCTTCCCTTGCTTCGGCGCCCTCTCCCCGGCATAAGCCAACCTCTGGGTTTCTGGGGTTCAGGAACTTGGGTTTCGTGAAGAGCGCGAACTTCAGAGTCATCCGCGGCCCGGCCTCAGGGTACAGAACCAAATGCTGGTTCAATCTCGGCACCGACGCCGAGGGCGCCGGCATCTATGCCAGCCAGAAACGCAACGATTACACCGCCGACGATGTTGATCaggttcttcttcctcttctcttagTTCGTTAGACCGTTCCTGCAGAAGCCGTTTCTTTACGCCTAATTGAGAATGTATAAATTGTTGCGTCTCCTTCTCAAGTTCAGACTGATTTAACAAGAAGATCTATCGATTTTGTTCTTTGGAACGAAATTTGTcataaaaatgtcatttatgcATCGTTGTTCGACAAAAGTGCACGCTTTTTTTCACCggaaaaatgtgtgtttttGCCGCCAAGATTAGATTCAACAGTTTCGTTTTCATGTTCATTCATTATGCAATGCAGCACGCATTCTGTTCCAGTGATTAGGTCTCgattattttgaaatcatatatGTTGAGTCTACATTTAATCAGTTCTGACAGTCAAAATTATTTTTGCAAGCTATAGAACGAATCCAACAAAATTCATTAAAAGAGTCTGCTCGAAAACAAGTCTACTGCATATAGATAAGCAAACTCGTCAAAGCAAATTGAGTTGCAATTAGTGAACATGGATGATTTTACATGCACTTCTGAAGTGCATTAGTTGATAACAAAAACATTCGGATGGTAAAACATATGCGTGTTTTGAAGACCTATGTTTTTTATTATGTGATTATATTCAAACTTGCGTTACTAAGTATGTGGATAATATTTataattacatttatatttcATAAAGTAAGATTTAAGTTATTCTTACACTATTGATTTAACATATGTTTCAAAAACTCAATATTCTTGTTCTGACTGTTTTAATAGTCTACTAACATGGCCTTCCCCAAATGGACATATGTTCAGAGTTCTGATTGGCTTAAAACCGTGTTTCAATTAGTTTACTAACATGGTCATAGAACACCGTGTTCGGGGCCTCCAGTTTCCTATTAACAGGCCCACTGCTATCTTGGTTAAttcatttggattcagatttgaatatctaaatctaaaatttaatttcacaatttgaatttgatctaaatccaaagtttactttcatatctgaatctaaatataaattttgaacttaATATGGTtagatttccaaaatttcaaaatgtaagagcattgaatatatgatatttatttaaacttaaattCGACGTGAATTTGAGcgaatgttatttcttaaatacgaatctgatctgatttttttcattagatattaaaattttttctttgtttgattttttgagaATGGTTCGATTGGATATTAGActtaaatcaaatatattaacatcTCTAACTGTTATGTCGctttcttcctctgtttttatttgaaaaatatattattaattgatgaatatttttaaataaataaaaatattcaattaatCGCCGCTGGGGCCACCTGCTCAAGATGATTTGGGTCTAAACGGGCTCTGATTTATACTAGTCAGATCCAAGAACCAACCcatggttaaaacttaaaacggGTTCACGATTTAGATCTGAACCCACAACCTTCGTCTTGTTTAATCGGTTTGAGACATAGAGAATAAGGATGTGTCAGACATGCCCGACCCCAACCCGGTTTCCTCATCAACTGGAGAGGCGTCCCCACGATATCGGAGAAAATCTGAGGGACTGCCCCGGATATTATCGCTATAAACGGATAAGAAGGCCGCAGGAGCCACGCGAGAGCTCCGGGTTTGGTCATGGCTGCCGCTGCGCTTCGCttcctctccccttctctctcttcttcccacTCTGCCCGCTCCCTTCCTCTCCCAAGTTCTAGGTTTTTAGGTTTCAGGAACTTGGGCTTCGTCAGAAATGCGAGTTTCAGGGTAGTTCCTGGACCAACCTCCGGTTCCAGAGCCAAATGCTGGTTCAAATTCGGAAGCAGAGGCGCAGACGCCGAGGACGCTGGCATCTACGGTAGCCAGAAGCGAGACGATTTCGACCGGGATGACGTCGAACACGTGCGTGTTTTGCTTCCTTCCCtttggtttccttttctttcccacGGCTTCTCCAGGAAGTTACTGCTGATGTCAGTAATCAACCGGAAGCCAATGGTTTCAGTTTTAGGGAATGTTCTTGGGGAAGACCCATTGTCTTGTTTGGTGGTAGCCGGTAACTCACTTGGGTTTTGGCTGTTATTTAATGTCTTTATAATATCCTGTTGTTGGAGCATCCATTGCAAATTCTTCTTGTGTCAATATGAATGTTCTTAGTTGGGTTGCTTCTTTAGTTAGTAGAAAACCGCTGCTGTTTCTTGAGATTTTCGTCAGCGAAAATTTTAACAGTTCTTTAATTTAGGCAGACGAATTACTGCTGTACTGATTTTCGAGGGTTGTCTATTTGCCTCCAGTAGATTGATCTAGCTGAATTAGTGTGGATACAGTGTGAGTCGACTATATTGTTTACCGAGCTAAAATAAGCTGATGGAGGCTTGCTAACTTGTTGCGATCTTATAATAACGAATATATTTCTCGTTTAAATCCGAAGTGTGGTTTCGACGCTGTTCCATTCTGAAGAGTCGAAGATTGCGAGTCAGTTTCTCATTGTTAAGTTtccatttcctcttccattataTCAGTCAGTTGCTCATTTATAAGTTTCTGCCATCTGCCGATTGTTCACTCTCATTTTACTGTAATTTATCCCCTCGAGGTCCTGCTGGGCCTGCCTACCTCCATTTTTTGCACGAGAGAAAACATTGGTAGGATGCCTGAACAAGGATATAAGTCCTTGTATCAGAAAATGGATGTGAATATGATAGCCTTGTCTCTTTTCTCTATGGATGATCCTGGCATGGAATTCAGTTTGACTCGAGTCCATACATTTCCTCTCACCATTTCTTCCAGCTTGTGAACCTTGCCATTCACAACAAGCTTCTCTCTGCCGTCCTTGGTTCAGATTGAAAGGTTAGCCAGAAAGTTGTGCCCATAACAGCAAAAAAGGTAATGGTTGGCAATTGACATGCTATTTCAGCAGAGTACGGCAGAGATGTTCGTTTGCAGCAACCTGCAGTTCTGATGCTTTAGATTAATGAGGGAATACTGCTCGAACATGGAATTCATAAAATCAACAAGCTCAGGATGGGACAGCCTAGTTTGAGTGAATGATAAACTTAATGGCCCTTGGGAGATAGGAGACAGGTTGATGTTATGGCCTTTCACATAAGTAAAGTGGGATTTGTAAACATTCTCACATATCTGCATTTTGTAGATTATTTTCTAAAGACCAACCATTACTGCTCATTAACTCATGTTTTGTCTTGCAGTATTATAACTACATGGGAATGCTCGCAGTTGAGGGCACATATGATAAATTGGAAGCTCTTCTTCAACAAAACATTCATCCTGTTGATATTCTGTTGATGATGGCAGCCTCAGAGGGCGACAAGCCCAAGATTGAGGAGCTTCTTCGAGCTGGTGCAAGCTACACCGTAAAGAATGCTGATGGAAAGACAGCCCTAGATCTAGCAGTTGATGAGGAAATCAGAGAACTGATTCTTGGGTTTTCTACTGTTCAGGCATCATGATTGCAAAAATCAAGCCGTTGGGGTTGTAGGCTGCGTGCAACTGTCTGTATTTTTTCGCATTTTATTGCCTTCttttcctgaatttttgtttctttatgttCCAAGCATAACAAGTTGAAGGGAAATTTTGAATGCGAAGttagagatgaaagagagcCCAGCCACAGACACACACTTGTTGCGAACTTCTTTTCATCTTATCATCTTGCGAACGTGCATTGACCCGGCGGATCAGTGTTATAGAACTTATTTTCATCTTTGTCATCTTTGCAAGCATCTGCAAGGCCAACTTCTCGTAAGAATAGGCTCGTGAATTTGAATGACTACGTTTGGAAGATTCCATATAGAGATTTGACCACAATTATGCCCTTTAAGGCCAATCTTTTGAAGGGCAGGTATCTATCGATAACGACCATAAAGATTCAATGTTGCAGAGATTCATAACAAGCCAAAGAGAATCCACTAATGGACTAAACAGCACGCCACCACTCcctaaaatatgaaattttttatttacagCAACCCTGATTTGGAAAGTTTAGTAGGAATAGCTAAAGAAACGTCTGAAGGATTGAAATCTGAAACAGAGGAATAAGACTCTTCGAGTGGAGATAGAACTGCACAAGTTGACAATGAGGGTGTGTCTATTTTAATGAGATTTCTGAACGGATGTATTTATTGACGTTACATATGCCCCTGCTGAGGTTTTCTGCCATAAAAATGGCTGCAATGTCTGAAAGTGCAGACTGATGAAAAATAACCACTCCAACTCACTTTACTATAAATAATGCCAGAATACAACCTAGATGACATGCCCAAGAGTAAATCTTGAAAAAGAGTAGTCCAAACTTTCTAAACATATTGCTGAACAATTAATTCAGATTAGGATCTTTTATTTAATCTTTAGTTTTCGCTCGTCAGTCGATAACTCCACTAAAAGCCCTTTGGATGAGACGTAGGGCGTGTTTGAAAGGCTGGACGGAGTATCTTAAAATGTACTTTGGAGTCTGGAGAACACTCCATCTCAGCCGTACCAAGGCCCTTTTAGAGGCTGGCTGAGGTGATCGACATCTCAATAATGTTTTAAGCGCAGAGGAGATAGTTTTGCACcgaaagaatttaacgtggtaaatttaccatggtaaatttttctagaaaaatttacatgATGAGATTTTTCCTCTTCCAACCTGAGATCATGTTTGATGACAAGGTAGAATTTAACGTAGTAAaattaaccttgtttgatgcacatgatagttttttgtagggtaaaattaaccctgtttgatgcacatgatagTTTTTTGTACGGTAAAATTAAtcgtgtttgatgcacatggtagaaaatttgaaagactTTTTTCCGGACTGAAGtagtagttgtttttttttttcttctcctctcgAATTTGACGcgggaagaaaatgaaagctgatcttccaaaacaacaaaatgctgatgtcaaatttgaaaccaaaacatcattttcaacaTTGAAATGAGTAGAATTTGAATTCCTAAGTTTACCACGACATCAGTAGGTTCCATCCATTAGACCCAAgacaaaaatgggtttgcattGGTTGCAAAGTTAATTAGTGTGAAGATAACTGATTTGGAGATCCTCCTCCCAATAAAACGATTATATAGTTTATTTCAAAACAAGCACCGCCCGTTCAACAGAAGCTAATGAATGCTGGTCTTTTTTATggattcaagtttaatgtgCTTTATGACAATGTGAAGCGAGGATTGGCTACCAACGAACCAAATGTCTGTGTGCATGTGTTGCCTTTCATACATGGTTCAATTATGAATCTGCACAAACTCATGCTTGGCTGATAATTTCTCAGTACTATAGCATTGAAGAATGTACAACTAATTATCaattaacaaaattaaataaCACCACATTAGTAATTAAATGTTGTTGATCAACAAAAGTTTGTGttaaacaaaaagataaaaaggagcGGCAATAAAAAAACGATCAGAAAGACTAATTAGGCCTTTTGCAGATTCTGGATCCAGATGCCAGAATCATAGTTAGGTCGAGAGTGAATGAAGTATTGGCGGAAGTTGCTGAATGAAACAGAAATTTCATGTGTTCAAGAGCAGGGTGT containing:
- the LOC116263777 gene encoding protein LHCP TRANSLOCATION DEFECT isoform X2; this translates as MAAHALCVFSPSSSLASAPSPRHKPTSGFLGFRNLGFVKSANFRVIRGPASGYRTKCWFNLGTDAEGAGIYASQKRNDYTADDVDQYYNYMGMLAVEGTYDKLEALLQQNIHPVDILLMMAASEGDKPKIEELLRAGASYTVKNADGKTALDLAVDEEIRELILGFSTVQAS
- the LOC116263777 gene encoding protein LHCP TRANSLOCATION DEFECT isoform X1, with product MAAAALRFLSPSLSSSHSARSLPLPSSRFLGFRNLGFVRNASFRVVPGPTSGSRAKCWFKFGSRGADAEDAGIYGSQKRDDFDRDDVEHYYNYMGMLAVEGTYDKLEALLQQNIHPVDILLMMAASEGDKPKIEELLRAGASYTVKNADGKTALDLAVDEEIRELILGFSTVQAS